The proteins below come from a single Vibrio cyclitrophicus genomic window:
- a CDS encoding vWA domain-containing protein produces the protein MFDSLSASFEFVHPLWFIALPLPLFVYFAVPAYRTKQMAIKVPFFRELVEAIGEAPSEGASQLTPSWWQRTTLIITWVLVVCALAKPTVLGEPQVREQLGRDVMVVVDLSGSMAEQDFTSKHGDKISRLDATKEVLADFAKTRKGDRLGLILFGDAAFVQTPFTADQEVWLELLNQTDVAMAGQSTHLGDAIGLAIKVFEQSEKQSAEVQDSSVDANEKEKVVIVLTDGNDTGSFVEPIDAAKVAKAKGVRIHVIAMGDPQTVGEVALDMETIKRVAQESGGEAFEALNRDELTKAYAQIGELEPQLYESTTYRPKQGLHHYLMAMVVVMYLTAFSVATIRRRSPLASSTGTLKGEDDA, from the coding sequence ATGTTTGATTCTTTATCCGCTAGTTTTGAATTCGTTCATCCATTATGGTTTATTGCATTACCTTTACCTTTGTTCGTCTATTTTGCAGTGCCAGCTTATCGAACTAAACAGATGGCTATCAAAGTGCCATTTTTTCGAGAGTTGGTCGAGGCTATTGGTGAAGCACCATCTGAAGGGGCAAGCCAGTTAACACCCAGTTGGTGGCAACGAACAACGCTCATTATTACTTGGGTATTGGTGGTCTGCGCGTTAGCCAAACCAACCGTCTTAGGCGAGCCGCAAGTTCGCGAGCAACTAGGCCGTGACGTGATGGTGGTGGTTGATTTATCTGGTTCAATGGCAGAGCAAGACTTTACCTCTAAGCATGGTGATAAAATCTCACGTTTGGACGCGACTAAAGAAGTGCTGGCTGATTTTGCGAAAACCCGAAAAGGTGACCGGCTCGGCTTGATCTTGTTTGGTGATGCTGCGTTTGTACAAACACCTTTTACGGCTGACCAAGAAGTATGGCTTGAACTACTTAATCAAACCGATGTTGCAATGGCAGGGCAAAGTACTCACTTAGGCGATGCAATTGGCTTGGCAATTAAGGTGTTTGAACAAAGCGAAAAGCAAAGTGCAGAAGTTCAAGATTCAAGTGTTGATGCCAACGAAAAAGAAAAGGTCGTGATCGTGCTAACCGATGGTAATGATACGGGAAGTTTTGTTGAGCCGATTGATGCCGCAAAAGTGGCCAAGGCGAAAGGCGTTCGTATTCATGTTATCGCCATGGGAGATCCGCAAACCGTTGGTGAAGTCGCTTTAGATATGGAAACCATCAAGCGCGTGGCTCAAGAGTCTGGCGGTGAAGCCTTTGAAGCGCTTAACCGCGACGAACTGACCAAAGCGTACGCTCAGATTGGTGAACTAGAGCCTCAGCTATATGAAAGTACCACTTATCGCCCTAAGCAAGGTTTGCATCATTATTTGATGGCGATGGTTGTTGTCATGTATTTGACGGCTTTCAGCGTTGCGACGATACGTCGAAGATCACCTTTGGCTTCTTCAACTGGAACTTTGAAAGGAGAGGATGATGCCTGA
- a CDS encoding VWA domain-containing protein: MPDSLMLQQFFTQFHFIRPLWLLAFIPMFFLLWIRWREETKPTWKDILPVHLRDALTIGETGWRKQLPLKLLMVIVTIAIIICSGPTWQREASPFGEDKASMLVVLDNSDSMLAKDLPPSRLERSKQKIRDLLAARKGGNTGLVVYAGSAHVAMPVTQDSKVFEPFLAAITPDIMPVSGKSAEEALPLINQQLSGELGSSVLLVSDGVNPSTIRAYESFFNDNPYQLLILAAGNSNVVSDNPVDLDSLRNLASKTGGRLIEVSVDNSDIQQLNRAVERNMQLNGESSMPWKDMGYGLLIPMAFIMLLWFRKGWLVQWCVVGLMITSSLHSPSTLAKTVNLTAEKPIVVESVTAWDKTAQWWWDLWLTPDQQGQRLLNQNEYLQAAKHFTDPMRKGAAYYYARDFKLAHSAFLQMKTDYGLYNAASALARQREYLAARDLLKSLSEKPDLSPELRPDVEHNLAVIGGIVEEVNRTSESQSGTTDGPEESLELDDDQPRTGDGAEEETVAELMLKETLNANEILGSQELADKWLKRVEADPKFFLKSKFQIQLREPAPSNEQTPKQEQASKQEQTQ; this comes from the coding sequence ATGCCTGATTCTCTCATGCTACAGCAGTTTTTTACCCAATTTCATTTTATTCGACCATTGTGGTTATTGGCCTTCATTCCGATGTTCTTCCTATTATGGATTCGTTGGAGAGAAGAAACTAAGCCAACGTGGAAAGACATTCTTCCAGTACACTTACGTGATGCGCTGACCATTGGAGAAACCGGCTGGCGCAAACAATTACCATTGAAATTATTGATGGTGATTGTGACGATCGCCATCATTATTTGTTCAGGCCCAACATGGCAACGTGAAGCTTCGCCTTTTGGTGAAGACAAAGCGTCAATGTTAGTGGTGCTCGATAACAGTGACTCCATGCTGGCTAAGGATTTACCACCGAGTCGCTTGGAACGCTCTAAACAGAAAATTAGAGACTTACTTGCAGCTCGCAAAGGTGGTAACACAGGTTTGGTTGTTTATGCTGGCAGTGCGCACGTCGCGATGCCAGTCACTCAAGACAGCAAAGTGTTTGAACCGTTTTTGGCGGCTATTACACCCGATATCATGCCGGTATCAGGTAAGTCAGCAGAAGAAGCGCTGCCACTTATCAATCAGCAATTGTCTGGTGAGCTAGGCTCGTCAGTGTTGTTGGTATCAGACGGTGTCAACCCAAGCACTATTAGGGCGTACGAGAGTTTCTTTAACGACAACCCTTATCAGTTGCTCATTCTAGCCGCAGGAAACAGTAATGTGGTGAGTGATAACCCAGTCGACCTAGATTCACTGCGTAACTTAGCGAGTAAGACGGGTGGACGACTGATCGAAGTGAGCGTTGATAATTCCGATATCCAACAACTGAACAGAGCGGTTGAAAGAAACATGCAGCTCAACGGCGAATCTTCAATGCCTTGGAAAGACATGGGCTATGGACTGCTTATTCCAATGGCTTTCATTATGTTGTTATGGTTCAGAAAAGGGTGGTTGGTGCAATGGTGTGTCGTTGGGTTGATGATCACAAGCAGCCTGCATTCACCAAGTACTTTGGCGAAAACCGTCAACCTAACCGCAGAGAAACCAATTGTGGTGGAGTCGGTTACGGCTTGGGATAAGACCGCTCAATGGTGGTGGGACTTATGGCTAACGCCTGACCAACAAGGTCAACGCCTGTTGAACCAGAACGAATATCTTCAAGCTGCCAAACATTTTACTGACCCAATGCGAAAGGGCGCGGCTTATTACTATGCTCGCGATTTTAAATTGGCGCACAGCGCGTTCTTACAAATGAAAACCGATTATGGTTTGTATAATGCCGCAAGTGCTTTGGCTCGCCAACGTGAGTATCTTGCCGCGCGAGATCTCCTCAAATCTCTGAGTGAAAAGCCTGACCTTTCACCAGAATTAAGGCCTGACGTTGAGCATAACTTAGCGGTAATCGGCGGTATTGTCGAAGAAGTCAATCGCACCAGCGAAAGTCAATCTGGAACGACAGATGGTCCAGAGGAGTCGTTAGAGTTAGATGATGATCAGCCGCGAACGGGTGATGGCGCTGAAGAAGAAACTGTAGCGGAATTGATGCTCAAGGAAACGCTTAATGCCAATGAAATTTTGGGTAGCCAAGAGCTTGCCGACAAGTGGTTAAAACGAGTAGAAGCGGACCCTAAGTTCTTCTTGAAATCGAAATTCCAAATTCAGCTACGAGAACCTGCCCCTTCGAACGAACAGACGCCAAAACAGGAACAGGCATCAAAACAGGAGCAAACCCAATGA
- a CDS encoding arylsulfatase: MTAKYGVKRRLAILGTAMMAASTTTFAAEKPNILVIWGDDIGQSNVSAYTFGLMGYKTPNIDSIAKEGMMFTDYYAEQSCTAGRSTFITGQSVLRTGLSKVGLPGADIGLQAEDATIAEMLKPMGYMTGQFGKNHLGDKDEFLPTAHGFDEFFGNLYHLNAEEEPENEDYPTDPEFRKKFGPRGVIKSFADGKIEDTGPLMRKRMETVDEETLDAALDFMDRAVKADKPFFVWWNATRMHFRTHVKADSKGVAGVGNYADGMVEHDRHVGQLLKQVDDLGIKDNTIVFYSTDNGPHMNSWPDAGTTPFRGEKNTNWEGAYRVPAMVRWPGKIEPGTVSNEIMHHMDWMPTFVAAAGDDQIKEKLLKGHTAGDKTFKVHLDGYNFLPYLTGEEEKGRRSEVFYFTDDGDLAALRYNQWKAVFMEQRATGTMQIWSEPFVTLRLPKLFNLRMDPYENADITSNTYYDWLLDHAYMFVPAQAYVGEFLETFAEYPPRQKAASFSLDQVMEKLQENHNK; encoded by the coding sequence GCTTCCACCACCACATTCGCAGCAGAAAAACCGAATATTCTCGTGATTTGGGGGGACGATATTGGGCAATCTAATGTCAGCGCATATACCTTTGGTTTAATGGGTTACAAAACTCCGAATATCGATAGTATCGCTAAAGAAGGCATGATGTTCACAGATTACTATGCCGAGCAATCTTGTACAGCTGGTCGCTCTACGTTCATTACTGGTCAAAGTGTATTAAGAACAGGTTTGAGTAAAGTAGGCTTACCAGGTGCAGACATTGGCCTTCAAGCAGAAGACGCGACAATCGCAGAAATGTTGAAACCTATGGGTTACATGACGGGTCAATTTGGTAAAAACCACCTTGGCGATAAAGATGAATTCCTTCCAACAGCACACGGTTTTGATGAATTTTTTGGTAACCTTTATCACCTAAATGCTGAAGAAGAGCCAGAAAATGAAGATTACCCAACCGATCCAGAATTTCGTAAGAAGTTTGGCCCTCGTGGTGTAATCAAATCTTTCGCTGACGGTAAGATTGAAGACACCGGCCCACTAATGCGTAAGCGTATGGAGACTGTCGATGAAGAAACGCTCGATGCAGCGCTTGATTTTATGGACCGTGCGGTGAAAGCCGATAAACCATTCTTCGTTTGGTGGAATGCAACGCGTATGCACTTTAGAACACACGTCAAAGCTGATAGCAAAGGTGTGGCAGGGGTAGGTAACTATGCTGACGGCATGGTAGAGCACGATAGACATGTAGGTCAGTTATTGAAACAAGTGGATGATCTGGGTATCAAAGACAACACCATTGTTTTTTATTCAACGGATAACGGCCCACACATGAACTCTTGGCCTGATGCGGGTACAACACCGTTCCGTGGTGAGAAAAACACCAACTGGGAAGGTGCATATCGTGTACCTGCAATGGTTCGTTGGCCAGGTAAGATTGAACCAGGTACGGTTTCTAATGAAATTATGCATCACATGGACTGGATGCCGACCTTTGTTGCAGCTGCCGGCGATGATCAAATCAAAGAGAAACTTCTGAAAGGTCACACTGCGGGTGATAAAACATTTAAGGTTCATTTAGATGGTTACAACTTCCTTCCTTACCTAACAGGTGAAGAAGAAAAAGGTCGCCGTTCTGAAGTTTTCTACTTTACTGATGATGGTGATTTGGCCGCGCTTCGTTATAACCAATGGAAAGCGGTGTTCATGGAGCAGCGTGCAACGGGCACTATGCAGATTTGGTCAGAACCGTTTGTGACGTTACGTTTACCTAAGTTATTTAACCTACGCATGGACCCATATGAAAATGCAGATATCACATCGAATACCTATTATGACTGGTTGTTAGACCATGCATATATGTTCGTTCCTGCACAAGCGTATGTTGGTGAGTTCTTAGAAACGTTTGCCGAGTACCCACCACGCCAAAAAGCGGCAAGCTTTAGCTTGGATCAGGTAATGGAGAAACTGCAAGAGAACCATAACAAGTAA
- a CDS encoding AAA family ATPase, which yields MNHAQQAINQLIEQTEKSVIGQSHVIRALVIGLLTNGHVLLEGLPGTAKTRSVKSLANLLNTSFGRIQFTPDLLPSDVTGTEVYQELEGKPQLHFQPGPIFNSIVLADEVNRAPAKVQAALLEAMAEGTITIGGQTHILPDLFMVLATQNPVEQEGTYPLPEAQMDRFIMKVTVDYPEDEAERDIIRLVRSEELGSETSSELVTPQHIEPELVLEARRQLPDIAVSDLVESYIVALVMATRKPERYPESNLSKWIEIGSSPRASIALDKCARAYAWLQGRDHVTLDDVRAMLPTVLGHRFSLSYDALADGVNHQRVVEELLDNVEIG from the coding sequence ATGAACCATGCGCAACAAGCAATAAACCAACTGATTGAACAGACAGAAAAAAGTGTCATCGGTCAGAGTCACGTCATACGTGCTCTAGTGATCGGGTTATTGACCAATGGCCATGTGCTTCTAGAGGGCCTTCCCGGTACCGCGAAAACTCGTTCAGTGAAGTCGTTGGCGAACTTACTGAATACAAGCTTTGGTCGAATTCAGTTTACGCCTGATCTGCTGCCATCAGACGTAACGGGTACGGAAGTGTACCAAGAGCTAGAGGGTAAACCTCAACTGCATTTCCAGCCGGGACCTATATTCAATAGCATTGTTTTAGCCGATGAAGTTAACCGTGCGCCGGCTAAGGTACAAGCGGCTCTACTTGAAGCGATGGCGGAGGGGACGATTACTATAGGTGGTCAAACTCATATTCTGCCAGATTTATTCATGGTTCTAGCGACTCAAAACCCAGTTGAGCAAGAAGGTACGTATCCGCTTCCAGAAGCGCAAATGGACCGTTTCATTATGAAGGTGACGGTCGACTACCCAGAAGACGAAGCGGAGCGTGACATCATCCGACTTGTTCGCAGCGAAGAGTTAGGCAGTGAGACGAGTTCAGAATTAGTCACACCACAGCATATTGAACCTGAATTGGTACTTGAAGCTCGTCGCCAACTTCCAGACATTGCAGTTTCCGATTTAGTTGAGAGCTACATCGTGGCTTTGGTAATGGCAACGCGAAAACCTGAGCGTTACCCAGAATCCAACTTATCAAAGTGGATTGAAATTGGCTCAAGCCCACGTGCTTCAATCGCATTAGATAAATGTGCTCGCGCTTATGCGTGGTTACAAGGGCGTGACCATGTCACGTTAGACGATGTGCGTGCAATGCTCCCCACCGTATTAGGCCATAGATTCTCATTGTCTTATGACGCATTGGCTGACGGTGTGAACCATCAACGAGTAGTTGAAGAACTGCTTGATAATGTTGAGATCGGATAA
- a CDS encoding DUF58 domain-containing protein: MAKPTQAPKPQGLDPRLYCDYSRLVRIQAQAESFSLLPHLKAGSVLSGRHNSLFRGRGLNFEELRHYQFGDDIRNLDWKVTMRTGKPHVRSYTEEKDRNVMICVDQRSSMFFASQDTMKSVVAAEVAALCGWRVLKDGDRVGFVLASHQKLFHTKAQRSQSDLLAQLKHLSKANQSLGVNVSDSDGVGFSQWIELIKRMRLKQSTLIFISDWRDCQEQHLDRLKQMQQHNDILAIMVTDPLEQSLPQDLANANWVVGDGRFQLNLDSQSKVNLASESLSQKAALQKQSLAKLMAMKNLPYIELDTSGTHISQLQKLVGGR, encoded by the coding sequence ATGGCGAAGCCAACACAAGCTCCCAAACCTCAAGGCCTTGATCCACGATTGTACTGTGACTATTCAAGGCTAGTGCGAATTCAGGCTCAAGCTGAGTCGTTTTCTCTGTTGCCTCATCTTAAGGCGGGCAGTGTACTGTCGGGGAGACATAATTCTCTGTTCCGTGGCCGTGGTCTGAACTTCGAGGAGCTGCGACACTACCAATTCGGTGATGATATTCGTAACCTGGATTGGAAAGTCACGATGCGAACAGGTAAACCCCATGTTCGTAGTTACACCGAAGAAAAGGACCGCAATGTGATGATCTGCGTCGATCAGCGCAGTTCGATGTTCTTTGCCTCTCAAGACACCATGAAATCCGTTGTTGCTGCCGAAGTGGCTGCGTTATGCGGGTGGCGAGTGCTTAAAGATGGTGACCGTGTCGGTTTTGTTTTAGCCTCACACCAAAAGCTATTTCACACCAAAGCACAGCGCTCACAGTCTGATTTACTGGCGCAACTCAAGCATTTATCAAAAGCAAATCAAAGCTTAGGAGTGAATGTCAGCGACAGCGATGGTGTTGGGTTTAGTCAGTGGATTGAACTGATAAAACGAATGAGATTAAAGCAGTCGACCTTAATATTTATTAGTGATTGGCGAGATTGCCAAGAGCAACATCTTGATCGACTTAAGCAAATGCAACAACACAACGATATCTTAGCCATTATGGTGACCGATCCATTGGAACAATCTTTGCCTCAAGATCTTGCGAATGCTAACTGGGTCGTAGGTGATGGTCGTTTTCAACTCAATCTTGATAGCCAATCAAAGGTTAACCTTGCGAGTGAAAGCCTGTCCCAAAAAGCAGCACTCCAAAAACAATCACTGGCCAAATTAATGGCGATGAAAAACCTCCCTTATATAGAACTAGATACATCTGGTACTCACATATCTCAGCTTCAAAAGCTGGTGGGGGGACGCTAA
- a CDS encoding tetratricopeptide repeat protein has product MSAWLCSLVNGLKHQRVAVLSGMLSLFMLLIVSLNVYASELISSVGSAATGSEAAPFSSQATYIGSDACVDCHSAEVEAWQGSHHDMAMKHATDESVLGDFNNQTVTHKGKPNRFFRKGGEFWVNIEGLDGQFKDYKISYTFAFEPLQQYMVEFEDGRVQLIPFAWDSREKAQGGQRWFHLYPDTTNTDEFYWTNSGQNWNFMCADCHSTNLEKNYDSASNTYNTTWSEINVGCEACHGPASEHVEQAQRTNNKQATTKGGKDAQISAHYGFDRDLSRSVKEWIYQEGNSTLQPKDIIHTNQVQTCAQCHSRRTQLNETGDHVNGSFFDKYRLSLITPELYHNDGQIYDEDYVYGSFLQSVMAEKGVTCTNCHDPHTAELKIAEEAVCGQCHIASEYAPEKHTFHEANTEASQCTTCHMPETTYMEVDPRRDHSWHIPRPDISQHIKTPNVCTSCHEDQTDQWADKQIGEWFPDSKYRNQQHFAVAFYADSIGHSGAEDALAYSAQDSSLSNIIRASSLERLGGNTGKNTLISLARAVKHDDEMIRLGVVQGSSGFPFTDRWQILEPLLKDPVLSIRSETAGALVRYWGEMNPLQKDQIKPALEEYIEIQRFNADRGFGRTNLGNVYRDLGQYQKAMELYQGAIEIEPYFENSYANLADLYRALGDEPKALAILKQGIQAQPKSSVLPYSAGLSLLRVKGYDKATDYLKQAAETAKTDPQYWYVYGLALEKSDVLAASKSLNKAYQFSRNPQHLYAQCEILARNYQKPGVVKAFEQCISSLSKVAPPEAINQLRALSK; this is encoded by the coding sequence ATGTCTGCATGGTTGTGCTCACTAGTGAACGGATTGAAACACCAGAGAGTTGCAGTATTATCCGGAATGTTGTCGTTATTTATGTTGTTGATAGTCAGTCTTAATGTCTATGCCAGTGAGCTAATTTCGTCAGTTGGCTCAGCAGCTACAGGTTCAGAAGCAGCGCCTTTCAGTTCTCAGGCTACATATATAGGCTCTGATGCTTGTGTTGATTGCCACAGCGCAGAAGTGGAAGCATGGCAAGGTTCTCATCATGATATGGCAATGAAGCACGCTACTGACGAGTCGGTATTGGGCGACTTCAATAATCAAACCGTTACCCACAAAGGGAAACCCAATCGCTTTTTTCGCAAAGGTGGTGAGTTCTGGGTAAATATCGAAGGGCTAGACGGCCAATTCAAAGATTACAAAATCAGCTATACCTTTGCCTTTGAACCTCTACAACAGTACATGGTTGAATTTGAGGATGGTCGCGTGCAATTGATTCCTTTTGCTTGGGACTCAAGAGAAAAGGCACAAGGCGGTCAGCGTTGGTTTCACCTCTACCCAGATACCACCAACACTGATGAATTCTACTGGACCAATAGTGGTCAGAACTGGAACTTCATGTGTGCTGACTGCCATTCAACAAACCTAGAAAAGAACTACGACAGCGCAAGTAATACTTACAACACCACTTGGTCTGAGATTAATGTCGGTTGTGAAGCGTGTCATGGGCCAGCGAGTGAGCATGTTGAACAAGCTCAGCGAACAAATAACAAGCAAGCCACAACCAAAGGTGGAAAAGATGCCCAGATTTCGGCGCATTATGGTTTTGATCGTGACTTGTCGAGGTCGGTGAAAGAGTGGATCTATCAAGAGGGCAACTCAACCCTGCAACCAAAAGACATCATCCATACCAATCAAGTTCAAACCTGTGCTCAGTGCCACAGCCGACGCACTCAGTTGAATGAAACAGGCGACCATGTTAACGGTTCATTTTTTGATAAGTATCGTCTGAGCTTGATTACCCCTGAGCTTTACCATAACGATGGTCAAATCTACGATGAAGATTACGTTTACGGATCTTTTTTACAATCAGTGATGGCAGAGAAAGGCGTCACTTGTACTAACTGCCACGATCCCCATACTGCAGAACTGAAAATTGCCGAAGAAGCCGTATGTGGTCAATGTCACATTGCATCTGAATACGCGCCTGAAAAGCACACATTCCACGAAGCCAATACCGAAGCTTCACAATGTACGACTTGTCACATGCCAGAGACGACTTACATGGAGGTCGATCCAAGGCGTGACCACAGTTGGCATATCCCGCGTCCTGATATTAGCCAACACATTAAAACACCAAACGTGTGTACCAGTTGTCATGAAGATCAAACTGACCAGTGGGCCGATAAGCAAATTGGTGAGTGGTTCCCAGATTCTAAGTATCGTAATCAGCAGCATTTTGCTGTTGCCTTTTATGCTGACTCAATTGGACATAGTGGGGCTGAAGATGCCTTGGCGTATTCGGCTCAGGATTCCAGCTTAAGCAATATTATTAGAGCATCGAGCCTAGAGCGTTTGGGTGGTAACACGGGCAAAAATACACTTATCTCATTGGCAAGAGCGGTGAAACATGACGATGAAATGATTCGATTGGGTGTTGTTCAAGGCTCATCTGGTTTTCCATTTACTGACCGTTGGCAGATTCTAGAGCCGCTATTGAAAGACCCTGTATTGTCGATTCGTTCAGAAACCGCAGGTGCATTAGTGCGTTACTGGGGAGAAATGAATCCTCTGCAGAAAGATCAAATCAAGCCAGCATTAGAAGAGTACATCGAGATACAACGCTTCAATGCTGACAGAGGTTTTGGTCGTACTAATTTAGGTAACGTTTATCGAGATCTAGGGCAGTATCAAAAAGCGATGGAGCTCTATCAAGGCGCTATCGAAATTGAACCTTACTTCGAAAACAGCTACGCCAACTTGGCCGACTTGTATCGTGCACTTGGTGACGAACCAAAGGCATTAGCGATATTGAAACAAGGTATTCAAGCGCAACCAAAATCGAGTGTGTTGCCATACAGCGCAGGCTTATCTTTGCTTCGTGTGAAAGGTTACGACAAAGCAACCGACTACCTAAAACAAGCGGCAGAAACAGCAAAAACCGACCCACAATATTGGTATGTGTACGGCTTGGCTTTAGAGAAGTCTGATGTACTTGCTGCGAGTAAGTCATTGAATAAGGCTTACCAATTTAGCCGTAACCCACAACATTTGTACGCACAGTGTGAGATTTTGGCTCGAAATTACCAGAAACCAGGCGTAGTAAAAGCGTTTGAACAATGTATTTCGTCATTGAGTAAGGTGGCACCACCGGAAGCCATTAACCAATTGAGAGCACTTAGTAAGTAA
- a CDS encoding BatD family protein — protein MSRYDLALEAIQSKRVRFRTRKWLLPITLMLSCIFSAVAPAADIFDLQKSGDVELIAWIGEKPKPGDKITPTKVSVNEQVILNIEVATPRWLTGGTRIGGVEIPNVIAKQRNQLATNYTERVDGTTWSRQRWEVTLYPMTSGEFVIPRLPVRVQVSAPDGSNVGGTLYTQPIKFEASLPSGLLSEQSPWFSATDVDIDQKWQRSSEELKVGDAITRTVTIKAKDSLSVLLPNVLTNEATLQYQAYPQPNRLDDTQERGDYRSSRIEETVYVIQQGGEFTLPEFSFQWWDSKNQRLESAVIEGQVFKARHTLKSYLKAYINVVVFAVAGLVVLIGSVFTLKRYYRDRPTPSWLVLRRLLKQGNGAALRTFIYRQLRIETTQLELGKVSTEKRWLEDSESLQQGREDKSVFTRLWKGIRNFPGDTSNSSNSRSIFDRLKIPKALPDLKDRTK, from the coding sequence ATGAGTAGATATGACTTAGCTCTTGAAGCCATTCAATCAAAGAGAGTGCGATTCAGAACCCGTAAGTGGTTATTGCCTATTACTCTTATGTTGAGCTGCATTTTTTCCGCTGTTGCTCCGGCTGCCGATATCTTCGATCTACAAAAGAGTGGTGATGTTGAATTGATCGCTTGGATAGGCGAGAAACCGAAGCCTGGCGATAAAATAACGCCGACCAAAGTGAGCGTTAATGAGCAAGTGATTTTGAACATAGAGGTTGCGACACCTCGCTGGTTAACGGGCGGAACTCGAATTGGCGGCGTAGAAATTCCTAATGTGATTGCTAAGCAGCGTAACCAACTTGCGACGAATTACACGGAACGAGTGGATGGTACTACATGGTCACGTCAACGCTGGGAAGTGACGCTCTATCCAATGACATCGGGTGAGTTTGTCATTCCTAGGTTGCCTGTTCGTGTTCAAGTTTCCGCTCCTGACGGATCAAACGTTGGTGGCACGCTATACACGCAGCCAATTAAGTTCGAAGCCTCACTACCTTCTGGTTTACTAAGCGAACAATCGCCTTGGTTTTCTGCGACAGATGTGGATATTGATCAGAAATGGCAACGTTCAAGCGAAGAGTTGAAAGTGGGTGATGCCATTACTCGTACCGTGACAATAAAGGCGAAAGATAGCTTGTCTGTTTTGCTGCCGAATGTATTGACTAATGAAGCGACGCTGCAGTATCAAGCTTACCCACAACCCAATCGTTTAGATGATACACAAGAACGTGGTGATTACCGTTCAAGTCGAATTGAAGAAACGGTCTATGTGATTCAACAAGGTGGTGAGTTTACCTTGCCTGAATTTTCATTCCAGTGGTGGGACAGCAAAAATCAGCGTCTTGAAAGTGCTGTTATTGAAGGTCAGGTTTTTAAAGCGCGCCACACGCTAAAGTCGTACTTAAAGGCCTACATAAACGTTGTTGTTTTTGCGGTTGCTGGTTTGGTTGTTCTTATTGGTTCTGTCTTCACCCTTAAGCGTTATTATCGCGACCGTCCAACACCAAGTTGGTTGGTATTACGTCGTTTACTTAAGCAAGGTAATGGGGCTGCATTAAGAACCTTTATCTATCGTCAATTGCGCATTGAAACCACTCAGTTAGAATTGGGTAAAGTGAGCACAGAGAAACGTTGGTTAGAAGATAGTGAATCCCTCCAACAAGGGCGTGAAGATAAAAGCGTATTTACTCGTTTGTGGAAAGGCATACGTAATTTTCCCGGTGACACATCAAACTCAAGCAATTCTCGTTCAATTTTCGACCGCTTGAAAATCCCTAAAGCCTTGCCTGACTTAAAAGATAGAACTAAGTAG
- a CDS encoding DUF4381 domain-containing protein, whose amino-acid sequence MSVEHTVPSTYILRDLHDVAIPDSVSWAPQTIGWKILGVILLLATLYLTYRLVLRWWKNRYRKEAIKELMLLDARDKSSTERTFKVLKVVLRYLDSSNAKLFGQAYVSRLNAYLPVDANTNTSSSALFSDEVSELWMQSLVDPKVRLSFEQRLEVIQTAMTWLKLHKPEIQTTTGGQGNV is encoded by the coding sequence ATGTCTGTTGAACATACAGTTCCTAGCACTTATATCTTACGAGACCTGCACGATGTAGCGATTCCTGACAGTGTGAGCTGGGCTCCTCAAACGATTGGTTGGAAGATCTTAGGTGTGATCTTGTTATTGGCCACTCTTTATCTGACATACCGTTTGGTATTGAGGTGGTGGAAGAATCGTTACCGTAAAGAGGCAATCAAAGAATTGATGTTGTTAGATGCTCGTGACAAAAGCTCTACCGAGCGCACATTTAAAGTGCTCAAAGTGGTGCTTCGTTACCTAGACAGCAGTAATGCAAAATTGTTTGGTCAAGCCTACGTGAGTCGCTTGAATGCTTATCTGCCAGTTGACGCTAACACCAATACAAGCAGCAGTGCACTTTTTTCTGATGAAGTCTCGGAGTTATGGATGCAAAGCCTAGTAGACCCTAAGGTGCGTTTGAGCTTTGAACAGCGTTTAGAGGTCATTCAAACCGCAATGACTTGGTTAAAACTTCATAAGCCGGAGATACAAACGACGACTGGGGGACAAGGTAATGTTTGA